A window of Synechococcus sp. WH 8109 genomic DNA:
GGCCCTGCCATGGTTCGGGCGGCCGCCAAAAACCATGCTGATGTGGCTGTTCTCACCAGTCCTGACCAATACGACCGTCTGTTGACCGCCATGGTGGAGTCGGGCGGGAGCGTGCCTTCTGAGCTGCGGCGACAACTGGCCCTGGAAGCGTTTCAGCACACTGCGTCGTACGACACGGCGATCAGCCACTGGATGACCGACCAAATCGCCGCAGAAGATAGCCCCTGGCTGGAGGCGGTGCCGCTGCGACAGACCCTCCGGTACGGCGAAAATCCCCACCAGAAAGCGCGTTGGTTCAGCCATCCCAAACAGGGCTGGGGTGGGGCCATTCAGCTGCAGGGCAAGGAGCTGAGCACCAACAACCTGTTGGATCTCGAGGCGGCCCTCGCCACGGTGCGGGAGTTCGGCTTCGGAGCCGACGGTTCCGCACCGGCGTTGCAGCCTGCCGCCGTGGTCGTCAAGCACACCAACCCCTGCGGTGTGGCCATCGGAGCTTCGATTCCTGCTGCACTGACGCGGGCCCTGGATGCCGATCGGGTGAGTGCCTTCGGCGGCATCATCGCTATCAATGGTGTGGTGGAAGCCACGGCGGCCCGTGAGCTCACCAGCCTGTTTCTGGAATGCGTCGTGGCACCGGGCTTCACGCCCGAGGCGCGGGAGGTGCTGGCGGCCAAGGCCAATCTGCGCCTGTTGGAACTGGCTCCGCAGGCCATTGACCTGGCCGGCCCCGATCACGCGCGCAGCATCCTGGGTGGTCTCCTGGTTCAGGACCTCGATGACCAGGCGATCAAGCCGGCCGACTGGACCGTGGCCAGCCAGCGGCCGCCCACACCGCGAGAAAAGCAGGACCTGAAATTTGCCTGGCGATTGGTGCGTCACGTTCGCTCTAACGCCATCGTTGTGGCCAAAGATGGCCAGAGCCTCGGCGTGGGTGCTGGTCAGATGAATCGAGTGGGCTCAGCGCGGATTGCCCTGGAGGCTGCGGGTGAGAAAGCCCAGGGGGCTGTTCTGGCCAGTGATGGTTTCTTCCCGTTTGACGACACGGTGCGTCTGGCTGCCAGCCACGGCATCACCGCCGTGATTCATCCCGGAGGGAGCATGCGCGATGCCGATTCGATCAAAGCCTGCGATGAGCTCGGCCTGGCGATGCAGCTCACGGGGCGCCGCCATTTCCTGCATTGACGCTGGTGGGGGCCGCCGGCCCCCTAGCCTCGCGTCACTGAAGAGTCCCCTTCAATGCTCGCCACCCTCCCCTTCAGCTTCAATTTCGCTCACCCCCTAGCGGAGTGGGGCCTGCTCGCCGTCGGTGGTTGGGCTCTTTACCTTGGGATCAAGGTTAAGAAAACGCGCACCGGTACCCCAGAACAGCGCAAAGAACTGGTGCCGAAAAAGTTCGCCCAGCGCCATTACCTCTGGGGCAGCATCCTGCTGGCCGTGATGACCCTCGGGACACTGGGTGGCATGGCGGTCACCTATCTGAACAATGGCAAGTTGTTTGTCGGTCCGCACTTGCTGGTGGGTCTGGCCATGACCGGGATGATCGCCGTTGCCGCCTCGCTCTCACCCCTGATGCAGCGGGGCAATGTGATTGCGCGCAAGGCTCATGTGGGCCTGAACATGGGAATGCTCACGTTGTTCCTCTGGCAGGCCGTCAGCGGCATGGAGATCGTCAACAAGATCTGGACCAACCGCTGAAGATCCTTCAGAAGGCTGCCCGCTGACGGGGTGGGCAGCTCAGGCCATGGGCGGCGTGGAAATCTTCCTGGACCTTCCAGGTGAGCCGTCGTGAAATCTGACGGACAATCTGCTTGAGTAAATGATCCCCACTGCTCTGGACCAACTGATCCGGGAGCATGGTGATCACCTTGGGCAGACGGATCCAGACCTTGAGATCCAGGTCCCATTTGACGGAGGTGTGCTCCTGTTCGGGGATTAGGCGCATCCCCGCGCGGAAGTCGACGTCGTAGTGATGGCGCAGGGCGAGCGACTGCGGCACGGTTCGAACGGTTTCGATTCGGTAGATCCCTTCCTGCTGTGGCAGTAGCCGCAGAGCGATCGTGGGCTCTACCTCGAAGCCGAAGTTGCCGAACCGGCCCAGGGTCAGGCTGTAGGACTGCCGATCGATGGCCTCGACCTGCATCGGGCTGGCGCAACGTTCAAACCAGCTCTGATGGTCATCCAGGTAACCAGCCACCATCGCTTGGGGCGCCAGCATCTGCATCGAATCCTCGAAGTGGCTTCTGTAGCAGCGCACCTGCGGGTCGGCACCGTGCAGCTGATTGTCGGTTTCAGTGGGCGACAAGACCGTCACGGATGAGGAGCTGCCGGCGGAGGGCGATTAAAGATGAACCAATGTAAAGCTCTCTGCGCTTCAGTTTTCGCTCAATTGCATCAGTTTTTCGATCACCTCTTCCACCGCCCGATCTGGGGTTGAGGCACCGGAGGTGATTCCCACCCGCACGGGGCCCTCAGGCAGGAAATCGCCCTCACAACAGAGCTCGGCTGCCAGTGGTTTGTGCTCGATCGAATTGGTGCCGACGTCGATGCGCTCGGGCGTGTCGATGTGGAACGAGCGAATACCACGGCTGACGGCAATCTCCTGCAGGTGGGTGGTGTTGGAGGAGTTGAAACCACCGATCACCACCATCAGGTCCAGGGGTTCATCCACCAGGGAGAACATGGCGTCCTGACGCTCCTGGGTGGCGTCGCAGATGGTGTTGAAGGCCAGGAAGTGGTCGTTGAGCTGGGTTGGACCGTATTTGCTCAACATCGTGCGTTCGAACAGGCGTCCGATCTCTTCCGTTTCGCTCTTCAGCATCGTGGTCTGGTTGGCCACGCCCAGACGTTCGAGGTCCCGATCTGGATCGAACCCTGGAGAGCAGGCTTTTGCAAACCTTTGAATGAAGTCATCTCGGTCCCCATTGCCGAGGATGTAGTCCGCGACGTACTGGGCTTCCTCCAGATCGAGCACCACCAGATAGGTGCCGGCAAATGAGCTGGTGGCCAGTGTTTCCTCGTGCTTCACCTTGCCGTGAATGATCGAGGTGAAGGTGTGCTTCTTATGTTTCTCCACGGTGTTCCAAACCTTGGAGACCCAGGGACAGGTCGTGTCAACGATGTGGCAGCCCCGTTCATTCAGCAGCTGCATTTCCTGAACGGTGGCACCAAAGGCCGGCAGGATCACCACATCGCCGGAGGTGACACCTGAGAAGTCCTTCACTCCCTGTTCGACGGGGATGAATTGCACATCCATTTCCCTGAGGTGATCATTCACGGAAGGGTTGTGGATGATCTCGTTCGTGATCCAGAGACGCTCGCTGGGGTAGTGCTTGCGGGTCTCGTAGGCCATCGCCACAGCCCGTTCAACACCCCAGCAGAACCCGAAGGCTTCCGCCAACCGGACGTTGAGCCGGCCGTGGTCCAGTCGGTAGCCGTTGTCCCGGATCGTGCCGATCAGGCCGCTCTGGTAGGCCTGCTCAAGGCTTTCCGCCACTTCCTCGGCGCGCCCGAAGCCTCGCCGGTTGTAACGCTCGGAATGGTGGAGGGAGCGCTTGAAGGCGTGGGTGTCCATGGAGGGCGCTGGAGTGGGGCAACTCTATGTGGCCTGAAGCGCTGCTTCAGGCATTAAAAAAGCCCGGCCAGTCGGCCGGGCTTGAGATCAACAACTAATCCGAAGCTGAATCAGTTGTTGGTGGTGGAAAATCCGGCGTAGGCCTCCATGCCATGTTCGCCGATGTCCAGACCTTCGGACTCTTCCTGTTCGGTGACGCGGATGCCGCCGAAGAGGGTGCCGATGATCTGCCAGGCGATAAAGCAGGTGACCACGGTCCAGATGGCGTAGGCAGCAGCACCCAGAGCCTGGATGCCGAGCTGCTCAACGCCGCCGCCTACCAGAAGGCCGAGGCCGGAGCCATCGCCCTGGACGTCGTAGCCCCAGAGACCGATCACGATCGTGCCCCACACTCCGCACACACCGTGCACGGAGAAGGCGCCGACGGGGTCGTCAATACCTGCGGCATCGAGAGCGGCAACGGAGAAGACGACGATAATGCCTCCCACCAGGCCAGCTACCCAGGAACCCGTCAGGGTTAGGTTGCCGCAACCAGCAGTCACGCTCACCAGGCCGGCCAAGATGCCGTTGATGATCATGGTGAGGTCAGGCTTCTTGGAGGTGATCGTGGAGATCACCGTGGCGCCGATGGCACCACCAGCTGCACCAAGGGTTGTCGTGACCGCCACGTAGGGAACCCATTGGTCCATGGCCAGCTGGGAACCGGGGTTGAAGCCGTACCAGCCGATCCAGAGGATCAGAGCGCCAAGGGTGGCGATAGACATGTTGTGGCCAGGGATGGCCTGAACCTTGCCATCGACGTACTTGCCGATGCGGGGTCCGAGAAGCATGGCGCCGACCAGGCCGGCCCAAGCTCCGACTGAGTGCACGATTGAGGAACCAGCAAAGTCGATGAATTCGACGCTGCCAACACTGTTGAGCCACCCACCGTTCCATTCCCAGCTGCCAGCAACTGGATAAATAAAGGCGGTGAGGACCAGGGCGAAAATCACGAATTCGCCGAACTTGATCCGCTCAGCCACAAGACCGGAAACGATCGTGGCTGCGGTTCCGGCGAATGCCGCCTGGAACAGGAAATCAACGGTGGGAACCAGACCAGCCTCGCTGATGGTCTCGGCGGTGACGGTTGGGTCGAAGAAGAGGCCCCCGAAATACAGCCAGCCGTCAATGACGGAGTCGCCGTACATCAGGGAGTAGCCCACGAACCAGTAGGCGGTCACCGCGAGGGCGAACACGAACAGGTTCTTGGCGAGGATATTGACGGCATTCTTTTGCCGGCACATGCCTGCTTCGACCATTGCGAAGCCGGCGTTCATGAAGATCACCAGGATAGTGGCGACCAGAAGCCAGAGGTTGTTGGCCAGAAAAGCTGCGGAGAGCTCAGGCAGCTCTTCGGCTTTGGCGGACAGCGTGAAAATTCCCAGGCCCATGAGCGCCAGGGGCGCACAGGCGAGCCAGGTCATGGCACGGTTGGAGCTGAAGCCCCGGATGCTCTTCAGAAGTAGCATCGGGCCTTCCAGGAGGCTGGCCTCCTGAAGGGTTTTGCGCCGCCTTTGCGGTGGCGCGTGGAATGCAGTTGTCATGAACGAGGGTGCAGAGCTGCGTGACACGCCCAGTTGTAACTAGGCGAACCACCCCACGCTGCACCTCAAGAAAGTCTTTCCATGTTCGATCTGCTACCAAAATCAATCTAGGTTGACTAGACGTGTCCCCTGCCAGTGGACCGCGTCGGCGCTGAAGCTGAAGCAGCACGGCAGAACTTCCACACCGCTGTGGGTGGCCTGGCGAAACAGCTCTCCATACCGCGGATCAGCGCTGTCACCGGGAGAAAAGGCTTTCACATCCGGCCGGCTGAGGCAGGGCACCAGCACCGCACGCGCGTCTGGAAGGACCCCCATCAGCTCAATCAGATGCTTTTGCCCTCGTTCAGTCACCGTGTCGGGGAACAGGGCTGTGCTGCCGTCGGTCCAGGTGGTGTTCTTCACTTCCAGGTAGATCGGTCGTTGATCTGGGTTCTGAGCGGCTGGAGTCAGCAGGAGGTCGATCCGGCTGCGCTTGTTGGTGCCATAGGCCACCTCAGCGCGGATCCCCTCAATGGCGCCGAGCTGGGCCTCCAGGCACCCCGCTTCGACCGTGGCGCGAATCAGTCGGTTGGGCAGGGCCGTGTTGATACCCACCCAGCAAGGTTGGCCATCGGAGCCAGGTACTTCGGCTTGCTCCCAGGTCCAGGCCAGCTTGCGTTTGGGGGAGGGTGTGTAGCGCAGACGCACCCGTTGGCCAGGGATCAAGACTCCGGTCATCGGGCCGGTGTTGGCGCAGTGGGCGGTGACGGTCTCGCCGCTGCTCAGCTCCACATCGGCCAGGAAGCGTTTGTAGCGCTTCAGCAGCACGCCCTCCGTTAGGGGTTCAAAGCGCAGCAGGGCATCGCCCAGAGAGGGAAGGCCAGTCATGGCAGCAGCCGAGATTGGCCCATGGTCTCGTGTGGTGCCTCCACAATGCGCCCAATGCTGGGGGCCGAATGGCGCGTTCACTGAAGGGGATCGCACTGGTGGTAACCCTCGGTACCCTGCTGAGCAAGGTGGGTGGCCTGATTCGGCAGCTGGTGATTGCAGCGGCCTTCGGGGTGGGCGCGGCCTATGACGCCTACAACTACGCCTACGTGCTGCCTGGATTTCTGCTGATCCTGCTGGGAGGGATCAATGGCCCCTTCCACAGCGCGATGGTGAGCGTGCTGAGCCGGCGCCCCCGGGGTGAAGGAGCGCACATCCTTGCGGCGCTCAGCACCAGCGTCAGTGCTCTGTTGCTCCTGGTCACCATCGTTTTGGTGCTAGCGGCGGATCCCCTGATCACCCTTGTGGGCCCTGGCCTTGCCCCCGAGCTTCACGCCATCGCACGGGTCCAGCTGCAGGTGATGGCGCCGATGGCGCTGCTGGTTGGGCTGATCGGGCTCGGCTTCGGGTCCCTCAACGCCGCCGACGAATTCTGGATTCCTGCGATTTCTCCGCTGATGTCCAGCGGGGCCTTGATCGTGGGGGTGGGACTGCTCTGGTGGCAGCTCGGCGCTGAGATCGCCTTGCCGTCCGCCGCCATGACAGGTGGTGTGGTGCTGGCCTTGGCCACGTTGGTGGGGGCCTTGCTGCAGTGGCTGATCCAGCTGCCGGCGTTGATCCGGCAGGGGTTGGCCCGTTTCCAACTGGTCTGGGACTGGCGGCACCCGGGAGTGCGGGAGGTGTGGCGTGTGATGGGGCCGGCGACGTTGTCGTCCGGAATGCTTCAGATCAATGTTTTCACTGATCTGTTTTTCGCCTCGGGCATCGTCGGTGCAGCGGCGGGTCTGGGGTACGCCAATTTGCTGGTGCAAACCCCCCTGGGCCTGATCTCGAATGCGCTGTTGGTGCCTTTGTTGCCCACTTTTGCCAGGCTCACGGCTCCGGAGGATCGTCCGCAGCTGATCGATCGGATCCGCCAGGGGTTGATGCTGTCTGCGGCATCGATGATCCCTCTGGGGGGACTCTTCATTGCTTTGGGTGGCCCCATCGTCGCCTTGGTGTACGAGCGCGGTGCCTTCGATGCATCAGCCGCACAGCTGGTGACGGGCTTGCTAATGGCCTATGGCCTGGGCATGCCGGCCTACCTCGGCCGGGATGTGCTGGTGCGCGTCTTTTATGCCCTTGGAGATGGAACAACGCCTTTTCGGCTCTCGCTGGCGGGGATCGGTCTGAACGTATTTTTTGACTGGATGCTGGTGGGTGGTCCGACCCCTTGGGGGAATCAGTCGCCGTTCAATTTCGGTGCGCCAGGGTTGGTGCTCGCCACGGTTACCATCAACCTGCTTACCTGCCTTGCCCTTTTGGTAGGTCTGCGGAAATGCATTCCAGGACTGCCGCTGCGGCGCTGGGGCATGGACCTGCTGCGGCTCGCCATCGCCGGAGTTCTGGCAGCGGGGGGCGCGGCGATCCTGGTGACCGTCGTGCTTTGGCCCGCAGGGTTTCTGGGCCTACTGCTGCAGGTTTCTGCTCCTGGCCTGCTGGGTTTGGCGCTATTCGCTTTCGTAGGTGCACGACTTCAGGTGCAGGAGGTGCGTGAGGTCACGCAGTTGGTGGTGGGCCGATTCAGGGCTCGCTGAGACGAACATCGAGCTCTTCACGCACCTGAATGGGAAGTTCCAGATGCTCGCGACCCACGAGTTGCGGGCCCTGAACAGACACGATCCGTGCCTCGATCCCAAACTCTTTAAAGGCGGTTTCCAGTTCCTGGATCAGGGCCTTTTCAACCTGGGCCTCCGCATCCACGACACGACCGATCAGCCGTTCACCTAGGCGGCCGATGCGTTGGCGCACCAAATCTCTGGAGTTGGTGACTTCAATAATCAGCACACCACCGCTGCGGATGGAATGCAACCTTATCCGCAGTACGGCTCGAGGATCTCTTCAAGATCCCTCAGCTGGGCAGGGGGAATCAGCTTGGAGAGCGGGAGCTGACTGGCGCCTCCTGCCAGGGGCACCTTGACGGCGTCGAGGGCCTGCCGGGCCGCTACCTCAGCACCTTGATTGACGCGGGCACTGCACTCGATCGCCAGCGCTGAAGCCACGTTGGCATCACCGAGGTAGAGATGCCAGCCGCTGATCTGAACGTAGAGGCGTTCAGCCAAAGCACTCTGAAGTTCCTGCAGGTCACTGGCGGAGAGGGACATCAGTCCGGAAGGATCGAGGTGGAGATTGCGTCCATGCTGGCTTTATTCCTCCGGCTTGGGGCGCTGAAGAATCACCCAGGTCAATTGGCCCAGCCACAGGGTTGCCCAGAGGCTGGTGACCCAGGTCAGGCTGCCTTCGGGGAAGGGGTGGCGCATCTCCTGCAGAAACCAGCCTCCGCTGTTCACCGCGGCGAACACTCCGCCGTGCAGACACAGGTTCACGATGCGCTCGAAATGCCGGTAAGTCGGATCCTCAGTGTTAGCGGGGCCATACCAGCGGATCGGCATTGCTTGGGCTCAGAAACACCTGAATCCTGACGCGGCCCGCACCCAGTTGACGAGCGGACCCTCGATGGGCTCTGATGGTTTGGCGCAAGCGCTTGTAGCTCAGCGGATTAGAGCATCTGACTACGGATCAGAGGGTCGGGAGTTCGAATCTCTCCAGGCGCGTTTCAACTGCCCTACGTGGGCAGTTTTTTTTGGTTGATCGGTCGGGCTGATCGCTGCGGTTTCTTACGATTGACCAAAGCTTTACTGACATTTCATGGGCCAGGTTTCTGGACGCGCCATCGACGCTGATCTGGCTCAGTCGGATCCGGATATCGCCGCGTTCATCAATCAAGAACGGCAGCGTCAGGAAACCCACCTGGAATTGATCGCATCGGAGAACTTTGCCTCCCGTGCGGTGATGCAGGCCCAGGGTTCCGTGCTCACTAACAAGTACGCCGAGGGGCTGCCCAGCAAGCGGTATTACGGCGGTTGTGAGCATGTTGATGCCATTGAAGAGCTGGCCATCGAGCGGGCCAAGCAGTTGTTTGGTGCCGCCTGGGCCAATGTCCAACCCCACAGTGGGGCCCAGGCGAACTTCGCCGTCTTCCTGGCCCTGCTGCAGCCCGGCGACACGATCATGGGACTGGACCTGTCCCATGGCGGTCACCTCACCCATGGTTCCCCGGTCAACGTCAGCGGCAAGTGGTTCAACGTTGTTCAGTACGGCGTTGACAAGGAGACCCAACGCCTCGATGTGGAGGCGATCCGCCAGCTGGCTTTGGAGCACAAGCCGAAGCTGATTGTTTGCGGCTATTCCGCGTATCCACGCACCATCGACTTCGCCGCCTTCCGCGCCATCGCTGATGAAGTGGGTGCCTATCTGCTCGCCGATATGGCCCACATCGCCGGCCTCGTTGCCGCTGGAGTGCATCCCAGCCCTGTGCCCCATTGCGATGTGGTAACTACCACCACCCACAAGACCCTGCGCGGCCCCCGCGGCGGCCTGATCCTCTGCCGCGATGCTGAGTTCGCCAAAAAGTTCGACAAAGCCGTGTTTCCTGGCAGCCAGGGCGGCCCTCTGGAGCACGTGATCGCTGCCAAGGCTGTGGCCTTCGGGGAAGCGCTGCAGCCTTCGTTCAAGGCCTACAGCCAGCAGGTGGTTGCCAACGCAGCAGCCCTCGCTGAACAGCTGATCGCCCGCGGCATCGATGTCGTCAGCGGCGGCACCGA
This region includes:
- a CDS encoding DUF1997 domain-containing protein — translated: MTVLSPTETDNQLHGADPQVRCYRSHFEDSMQMLAPQAMVAGYLDDHQSWFERCASPMQVEAIDRQSYSLTLGRFGNFGFEVEPTIALRLLPQQEGIYRIETVRTVPQSLALRHHYDVDFRAGMRLIPEQEHTSVKWDLDLKVWIRLPKVITMLPDQLVQSSGDHLLKQIVRQISRRLTWKVQEDFHAAHGLSCPPRQRAAF
- the purH gene encoding bifunctional phosphoribosylaminoimidazolecarboxamide formyltransferase/IMP cyclohydrolase; translation: MAPVALLSVSDKSGLVPLAEALHRTHGYQLLSSGGTAKVLEQAGLPVTRVSEHTGAPEILGGRVKTLHPRVHGGILAKRGDASHQADLEQQNIAPIDVVVVNLYPFRETIARPDVTWDQAIENIDIGGPAMVRAAAKNHADVAVLTSPDQYDRLLTAMVESGGSVPSELRRQLALEAFQHTASYDTAISHWMTDQIAAEDSPWLEAVPLRQTLRYGENPHQKARWFSHPKQGWGGAIQLQGKELSTNNLLDLEAALATVREFGFGADGSAPALQPAAVVVKHTNPCGVAIGASIPAALTRALDADRVSAFGGIIAINGVVEATAARELTSLFLECVVAPGFTPEAREVLAAKANLRLLELAPQAIDLAGPDHARSILGGLLVQDLDDQAIKPADWTVASQRPPTPREKQDLKFAWRLVRHVRSNAIVVAKDGQSLGVGAGQMNRVGSARIALEAAGEKAQGAVLASDGFFPFDDTVRLAASHGITAVIHPGGSMRDADSIKACDELGLAMQLTGRRHFLH
- the murJ gene encoding murein biosynthesis integral membrane protein MurJ, yielding MARSLKGIALVVTLGTLLSKVGGLIRQLVIAAAFGVGAAYDAYNYAYVLPGFLLILLGGINGPFHSAMVSVLSRRPRGEGAHILAALSTSVSALLLLVTIVLVLAADPLITLVGPGLAPELHAIARVQLQVMAPMALLVGLIGLGFGSLNAADEFWIPAISPLMSSGALIVGVGLLWWQLGAEIALPSAAMTGGVVLALATLVGALLQWLIQLPALIRQGLARFQLVWDWRHPGVREVWRVMGPATLSSGMLQINVFTDLFFASGIVGAAAGLGYANLLVQTPLGLISNALLVPLLPTFARLTAPEDRPQLIDRIRQGLMLSAASMIPLGGLFIALGGPIVALVYERGAFDASAAQLVTGLLMAYGLGMPAYLGRDVLVRVFYALGDGTTPFRLSLAGIGLNVFFDWMLVGGPTPWGNQSPFNFGAPGLVLATVTINLLTCLALLVGLRKCIPGLPLRRWGMDLLRLAIAGVLAAGGAAILVTVVLWPAGFLGLLLQVSAPGLLGLALFAFVGARLQVQEVREVTQLVVGRFRAR
- a CDS encoding 4-hydroxy-3-methylbut-2-enyl diphosphate reductase; translated protein: MDTHAFKRSLHHSERYNRRGFGRAEEVAESLEQAYQSGLIGTIRDNGYRLDHGRLNVRLAEAFGFCWGVERAVAMAYETRKHYPSERLWITNEIIHNPSVNDHLREMDVQFIPVEQGVKDFSGVTSGDVVILPAFGATVQEMQLLNERGCHIVDTTCPWVSKVWNTVEKHKKHTFTSIIHGKVKHEETLATSSFAGTYLVVLDLEEAQYVADYILGNGDRDDFIQRFAKACSPGFDPDRDLERLGVANQTTMLKSETEEIGRLFERTMLSKYGPTQLNDHFLAFNTICDATQERQDAMFSLVDEPLDLMVVIGGFNSSNTTHLQEIAVSRGIRSFHIDTPERIDVGTNSIEHKPLAAELCCEGDFLPEGPVRVGITSGASTPDRAVEEVIEKLMQLSEN
- a CDS encoding ammonium transporter; amino-acid sequence: MTTAFHAPPQRRRKTLQEASLLEGPMLLLKSIRGFSSNRAMTWLACAPLALMGLGIFTLSAKAEELPELSAAFLANNLWLLVATILVIFMNAGFAMVEAGMCRQKNAVNILAKNLFVFALAVTAYWFVGYSLMYGDSVIDGWLYFGGLFFDPTVTAETISEAGLVPTVDFLFQAAFAGTAATIVSGLVAERIKFGEFVIFALVLTAFIYPVAGSWEWNGGWLNSVGSVEFIDFAGSSIVHSVGAWAGLVGAMLLGPRIGKYVDGKVQAIPGHNMSIATLGALILWIGWYGFNPGSQLAMDQWVPYVAVTTTLGAAGGAIGATVISTITSKKPDLTMIINGILAGLVSVTAGCGNLTLTGSWVAGLVGGIIVVFSVAALDAAGIDDPVGAFSVHGVCGVWGTIVIGLWGYDVQGDGSGLGLLVGGGVEQLGIQALGAAAYAIWTVVTCFIAWQIIGTLFGGIRVTEQEESEGLDIGEHGMEAYAGFSTTNN
- a CDS encoding DUF4079 domain-containing protein, giving the protein MLATLPFSFNFAHPLAEWGLLAVGGWALYLGIKVKKTRTGTPEQRKELVPKKFAQRHYLWGSILLAVMTLGTLGGMAVTYLNNGKLFVGPHLLVGLAMTGMIAVAASLSPLMQRGNVIARKAHVGLNMGMLTLFLWQAVSGMEIVNKIWTNR
- the glyA gene encoding serine hydroxymethyltransferase, whose product is MGQVSGRAIDADLAQSDPDIAAFINQERQRQETHLELIASENFASRAVMQAQGSVLTNKYAEGLPSKRYYGGCEHVDAIEELAIERAKQLFGAAWANVQPHSGAQANFAVFLALLQPGDTIMGLDLSHGGHLTHGSPVNVSGKWFNVVQYGVDKETQRLDVEAIRQLALEHKPKLIVCGYSAYPRTIDFAAFRAIADEVGAYLLADMAHIAGLVAAGVHPSPVPHCDVVTTTTHKTLRGPRGGLILCRDAEFAKKFDKAVFPGSQGGPLEHVIAAKAVAFGEALQPSFKAYSQQVVANAAALAEQLIARGIDVVSGGTDNHVVLLDLRGIGMTGKVADLLVSDVHITANKNTVPFDPESPFVTSGLRLGTAALTTRGFDAQAFREVADVIADRLLNPEDDAIRQRCLDRVAALCERFPLYADSKQPVLA
- a CDS encoding DUF3181 family protein, with translation MSLSASDLQELQSALAERLYVQISGWHLYLGDANVASALAIECSARVNQGAEVAARQALDAVKVPLAGGASQLPLSKLIPPAQLRDLEEILEPYCG
- the sfsA gene encoding DNA/RNA nuclease SfsA, which translates into the protein MTGLPSLGDALLRFEPLTEGVLLKRYKRFLADVELSSGETVTAHCANTGPMTGVLIPGQRVRLRYTPSPKRKLAWTWEQAEVPGSDGQPCWVGINTALPNRLIRATVEAGCLEAQLGAIEGIRAEVAYGTNKRSRIDLLLTPAAQNPDQRPIYLEVKNTTWTDGSTALFPDTVTERGQKHLIELMGVLPDARAVLVPCLSRPDVKAFSPGDSADPRYGELFRQATHSGVEVLPCCFSFSADAVHWQGTRLVNLD